In Promicromonospora sp. Populi, one genomic interval encodes:
- a CDS encoding FtsK/SpoIIIE domain-containing protein, whose translation MRIKLTLNRPDESGVNVAVTADATATVRDVAEALFSGDPTRQGAPAPENLTLQVVGDGSTSFTSGRVLTPTNDLVQAGLRSGSVVSIVRVSEQFVNSGQDRGTAVAQLRVLEGPDAGRDFPLPVGTTYIGRDRGMDIRLQDGQVSKRHARIVVGESIEVHDLASANGLIMGGKRMTRAVLTSSDTVTIGETVLSVVALHRSTSIAPTSPVVEFNRSPRVVTRFGENKIKAPKPPKPPQPQRLPWMMMLAPMAMGAVMFAFTRNPISLLFMFMSPVMMIGMYFDRKIYGKKQFEEAAEQFQEAVVATAARIDSTHAVERAVRLAEAPSLNESLDAVRRLGGLMWTHRPEHRGFLTVRFGLGSAPARTEFDEPRENDAIPEHWEKVLELQARCSTIHDVPMGAGFRYGGNVGIAGPSGVVEPVGRSVLLQIAALHSPADVVITAITSARSREDWEWLEWLPHTGSPHSPLGASDHLADDPGSGISLLTRLEELVEGRGVSLDSPAPLVGEMDADKDRKEAPIPPVLPAVIVLVEDDAPVERSRLVRLVEHGAAAGVHVVWIAPTVEQLPAACRTFVLLDSTAQDNGAMTGQVHYGQLAYPVRCDAADLGTAREVARILSPVVDVGAPTDDESDLPRAVSYLALAGTEVGRDSNSVVERWRENLSLTPRDGSPPVRRKTPTNLRALIGHDGVEPFHLDLRTQGPHALVGGTTGAGKSEFLQSWVLGMAAAHSPDRVTFLFVDYKGGAAFADCVNLPHTVGLVTDLSPHLVRRALSSLRAELHYREHLLNRKKAKDLASLERTGDPEAPPSLIIVVDEFAALVGEVPEFVDGVVDVAQRGRSLGLHLILATQRPAGVIKDNLRANTNLRIALRMADENDSKDVLGDDMAAHFSPSIPGRGAAKTGPGRLTTFQTGYAGGWTKDEPERSTLDVEEMDFGTGRRWELPAPEVVEDQDPGPNDIARVVTTIRRAASEAGVPLPRKPWLPELAETYDLALLPNRRTDAQLVLGVLDNPPQQTQPTVHYEPDSDGNLAIYGTGGTGKSTTLRTIAVSAGLTHRGGPVQVYGIDCGSGGLSMLENLPHVGAVIAGDDEERVTRLLRRLRETLDQRSDRFAAVRASTIEEYRRLANKPDEPRIIVLVDGIGSFRESYENITARGFSIFGTFTQLATDGRPVGIHLVMSGDRAVSVPPSLASTVQKRIVHRMAKEDDYIMLGVPKDVLNPASAPGRAIMYGQEAQIAVLGGDANVAVQSRELARLEQTMRSVGGVPQAPGVERLPDTFTLDQLPQRTGDMATIGLRDLDISPVGLPLRGPLMLAGPPGSGRTTAFVTLATALRRNGGMRLVYLSSRRSSLSTLDLWDVTASNPEDVVESLKDLTAALESDRLAPGTLTVMIENYTELTGTPAEKPMEAFVKLASRKEQLVIGESEASSWSKAFTLAGPFKSGRNGLLLTPGDTDGDTLMNTPLGRIRRKDFPPGRGFLVTAGRATKIHVALPG comes from the coding sequence GTGCGTATCAAGCTGACGCTGAACCGACCCGACGAGTCCGGCGTGAACGTCGCGGTCACCGCGGACGCCACCGCGACGGTGCGCGACGTGGCCGAGGCCCTCTTCTCCGGTGACCCCACCCGTCAAGGCGCCCCCGCGCCCGAGAACCTGACCCTGCAGGTCGTCGGCGACGGCTCGACCAGCTTCACGAGCGGCCGGGTCCTGACCCCGACCAACGACCTGGTCCAGGCGGGCCTGCGCTCCGGGTCCGTGGTCTCGATCGTGCGGGTCTCCGAGCAGTTCGTGAACTCCGGGCAGGACCGCGGCACCGCCGTCGCGCAGCTGCGTGTTCTTGAGGGGCCTGACGCCGGGCGCGACTTCCCGCTGCCGGTCGGCACCACCTATATCGGCCGCGACCGGGGCATGGACATCCGCCTCCAGGACGGACAGGTCTCCAAGCGGCACGCCCGCATCGTCGTCGGCGAGTCCATCGAGGTGCACGACCTCGCGTCCGCCAACGGCCTGATCATGGGCGGCAAGCGGATGACGCGAGCCGTGCTGACGTCGTCGGACACCGTGACCATCGGCGAGACCGTGCTGTCCGTCGTCGCCCTGCACCGCTCCACGAGCATCGCCCCGACCAGCCCGGTCGTGGAGTTCAACCGCTCCCCGCGCGTGGTCACCCGGTTCGGCGAGAACAAGATCAAGGCCCCCAAGCCGCCCAAGCCGCCGCAGCCGCAGCGCCTGCCGTGGATGATGATGCTCGCGCCGATGGCGATGGGTGCGGTCATGTTCGCCTTCACGCGGAACCCGATCTCGCTCCTGTTCATGTTCATGAGCCCGGTCATGATGATCGGGATGTACTTCGACCGGAAGATCTACGGGAAGAAGCAGTTCGAGGAGGCGGCCGAGCAGTTCCAGGAGGCCGTTGTCGCCACCGCCGCGCGCATCGACTCAACCCACGCCGTCGAACGAGCCGTCCGGCTCGCCGAGGCGCCGTCGCTCAACGAGTCGCTAGACGCCGTCCGCCGACTCGGCGGGCTCATGTGGACGCACCGCCCCGAGCACCGCGGCTTCCTCACCGTACGGTTCGGGCTCGGCTCGGCCCCGGCCCGCACCGAGTTCGACGAACCCCGCGAGAACGACGCGATCCCCGAGCACTGGGAAAAGGTGCTGGAGCTGCAGGCCCGGTGCTCCACCATCCACGACGTGCCGATGGGCGCCGGGTTCCGGTACGGCGGCAACGTCGGCATCGCGGGGCCGAGCGGCGTCGTCGAGCCTGTGGGCCGCTCCGTGCTGCTGCAGATCGCGGCGCTGCACTCACCCGCCGACGTCGTCATCACGGCCATCACGTCCGCCCGCTCGCGGGAGGACTGGGAGTGGCTCGAATGGCTGCCGCACACCGGCTCCCCGCACAGCCCGCTCGGCGCGTCCGACCACCTGGCCGACGACCCGGGCTCCGGCATCTCCCTGCTGACCCGGCTCGAGGAGCTGGTCGAGGGCCGTGGCGTCAGCCTCGACTCCCCGGCGCCCCTGGTCGGGGAGATGGACGCGGACAAGGACCGCAAGGAAGCCCCGATCCCGCCCGTGCTGCCGGCTGTCATCGTCCTCGTGGAGGACGACGCCCCCGTTGAACGCTCCCGGCTCGTGCGCCTGGTGGAGCACGGCGCGGCCGCCGGCGTCCACGTGGTGTGGATCGCGCCCACCGTCGAGCAGCTCCCCGCCGCCTGCCGCACGTTCGTGCTGCTGGACTCCACCGCCCAGGACAACGGGGCGATGACCGGCCAGGTGCACTACGGGCAGCTCGCCTACCCGGTGCGCTGCGACGCCGCCGACCTCGGCACCGCACGCGAGGTGGCCCGGATCCTGTCCCCGGTGGTCGACGTCGGCGCGCCGACGGACGACGAGTCCGACCTGCCGCGCGCCGTCTCCTACCTGGCGCTCGCGGGCACCGAGGTCGGCAGAGACTCGAACAGCGTGGTCGAGCGGTGGCGGGAGAACCTCTCGCTGACCCCGCGCGACGGGTCGCCGCCGGTGCGGCGCAAGACCCCCACGAACCTGCGGGCGCTGATCGGGCACGACGGCGTCGAGCCGTTCCACCTGGACCTGCGCACCCAAGGCCCCCACGCCCTCGTGGGCGGGACCACCGGTGCCGGTAAGTCGGAGTTCCTGCAGTCCTGGGTGCTCGGCATGGCTGCCGCGCACAGCCCGGACCGTGTGACCTTCCTGTTCGTCGACTACAAGGGTGGTGCCGCGTTCGCCGACTGCGTCAACCTGCCCCACACCGTGGGCCTGGTCACCGACCTGTCGCCGCACCTGGTGCGGCGCGCGCTGTCGTCGCTGCGCGCGGAGCTGCACTACCGCGAGCACCTGCTCAACCGGAAGAAGGCCAAGGACCTCGCGTCCCTGGAGCGCACGGGTGACCCCGAGGCGCCGCCGAGCCTGATCATCGTCGTCGACGAGTTCGCGGCCCTGGTCGGCGAGGTCCCGGAGTTCGTGGACGGCGTCGTCGACGTCGCCCAGCGCGGCCGGTCCCTCGGCCTGCACCTGATCCTCGCCACGCAGCGCCCCGCCGGTGTCATCAAGGACAACCTGCGCGCCAACACGAACCTGCGCATCGCGCTGCGCATGGCCGACGAGAACGACTCCAAGGACGTGCTCGGGGACGACATGGCGGCGCACTTCTCGCCGTCGATCCCCGGCCGCGGCGCCGCGAAGACCGGACCCGGGCGGCTCACCACGTTCCAGACCGGCTACGCCGGTGGATGGACGAAGGACGAGCCGGAGCGGTCGACCCTCGACGTCGAGGAGATGGACTTCGGCACCGGACGGCGCTGGGAGCTCCCCGCCCCCGAGGTGGTCGAGGACCAGGACCCGGGGCCCAACGACATCGCGCGGGTGGTCACCACGATCCGCCGTGCGGCGAGCGAGGCCGGCGTGCCGCTGCCGCGCAAGCCGTGGCTGCCCGAGCTCGCCGAGACCTATGACCTGGCGCTGCTGCCCAACCGGCGCACGGACGCCCAGCTTGTGCTCGGCGTGCTGGACAACCCGCCGCAGCAGACCCAGCCGACCGTGCACTACGAGCCTGACAGCGACGGCAACCTCGCGATCTACGGCACCGGTGGCACCGGCAAGAGCACCACCCTGCGCACGATCGCGGTCTCCGCGGGCCTGACGCACCGGGGTGGCCCCGTGCAGGTCTACGGCATCGACTGCGGCTCGGGCGGTCTGTCGATGCTGGAGAACCTGCCGCACGTGGGCGCGGTGATCGCGGGAGACGACGAGGAACGTGTGACCCGGCTGCTGCGCCGGCTGCGCGAGACCCTCGACCAGCGGTCCGACCGGTTCGCCGCCGTGCGGGCCTCGACCATCGAGGAGTACCGGCGGCTCGCGAACAAGCCCGACGAGCCACGCATCATCGTGCTCGTCGACGGTATCGGCTCGTTCCGTGAGTCCTACGAGAACATCACGGCGCGCGGCTTCTCGATCTTCGGCACGTTCACGCAGCTCGCGACCGACGGGCGACCCGTCGGCATCCACCTCGTCATGAGCGGCGACCGCGCGGTCTCCGTGCCGCCGTCGCTGGCCTCCACGGTGCAGAAGCGGATCGTGCACCGGATGGCCAAGGAGGACGACTACATCATGCTCGGCGTGCCGAAGGACGTCCTGAACCCGGCGTCGGCGCCCGGCCGGGCGATCATGTACGGCCAGGAGGCCCAGATCGCCGTGCTCGGCGGGGACGCCAACGTGGCCGTGCAGTCGCGCGAGCTGGCCCGGCTGGAGCAGACCATGCGCTCGGTCGGCGGAGTGCCGCAGGCCCCCGGCGTCGAGCGGCTGCCCGACACGTTCACGCTCGACCAGCTGCCGCAGCGCACCGGCGACATGGCGACGATCGGCCTGCGCGACCTCGACATCTCGCCGGTCGGCCTGCCCCTGCGTGGCCCGCTCATGCTGGCGGGCCCGCCCGGGTCGGGGCGCACGACGGCGTTCGTGACGCTGGCGACCGCGCTCCGCCGCAACGGGGGCATGCGGCTGGTGTACCTGTCGTCGCGGCGCTCCAGCCTCTCCACGTTGGACCTGTGGGACGTCACGGCGTCCAACCCGGAGGACGTCGTGGAGTCGCTCAAGGACCTCACAGCTGCCCTCGAGAGCGATCGGCTCGCCCCGGGTACGCTCACAGTGATGATCGAGAACTACACCGAGCTCACGGGCACCCCGGCAGAGAAGCCGATGGAGGCGTTCGTCAAGCTGGCCTCCCGCAAGGAGCAGCTGGTCATCGGTGAGTCCGAGGCATCCTCCTGGAGCAAGGCCTTCACACTTGCCGGGCCCTTCAAGTCCGGCCGGAACGGCCTGCTCCTGACTCCGGGAGACACCGACGGGGACACGCTCATGAACACACCATTGGGCCGGATCCGCCGCAAGGACTTCCCGCCCGGGCGCGGATTCCTTGTCACGGCAGGCCGCGCAACCAAGATCCACGTCGCCCTGCCTGGGTGA